A single genomic interval of Suncus etruscus isolate mSunEtr1 chromosome 12, mSunEtr1.pri.cur, whole genome shotgun sequence harbors:
- the UBXN2A gene encoding UBX domain-containing protein 2A — protein MKEVDNIESVKGEWVCGAGADSQPPSERQQTNCDYLVNSLFEEAQKVGAKCLSPGEQKKQVDVNIKLWKNGFTVNDDFRSYSDGASQQFLNAIKRGELPLELEGVFDKEEVDVLVEDKKEEVCVATKPPFQPFSGRGHRLGSVTPKIVSKAKSIEVENKNNLSLVPLNTLEPITNIQIWLANGKRIFQKFNSSHRVGHVKDFIRKHHGSQGSPPFLLATALPILRPLDDALTLAEANLWNTVVVQRLRSTSDPSRRFS, from the exons atgaaagaagtagataATATTGAAAGTGTAAAAGGAGAATG GGTTTGTGGTGCAGGAGCTGACAGCCAGCCTCCAAGTGAAAGACAGCAAACCAATTGTGACTATCTTGTTAACAGTCTTTTTGAGGAAGCACAAAAGGTTGGTGCCAAATGCTTGTCTCCCGGTGAACAGAAAAAACAG GTAGacgtaaatataaaattatggaaGAACGGGTTCACAGTGAATGATGATTTCCGAAGTTACTCTGATGGTGCGAGTCAGCAGTTTCTGAATGCCATCAAGAGAGG GGAGTTGCCTTTGGAACTCGAGGGAGTTTTTGATAAAGAGGAGGTGGATGTTCTGGtagaagataaaaaggaagaagtaTGTGTAGCCACTAAGCctcccttccagcccttctccgGACGTGGCCACAGGTTGGGGAG TGTCACACCGAAAATTGTTTCTAAAGCAAAGAGTATTGAAGTtgagaacaaaaataatttgtctctcgtcccacTAAACACCCTGGAACCTATCACTAACATACAGATCTGGTTAGCCAATGGAAAGCGGATCTTCCAGAAATTCAACAGTTCTCATAG GGTAGGCCACGTAAAAGACTTCATCCGCAAACACCACGGGTCTCAAGGAAGTCCTCCCTTTCTCCTGGCAACGGCTCTCCCCATCCTCAGACCGCTGGACGATGCCCTCACGCTGGCAGAGGCCAACTTATGGAACACGGTGGTTGTTCAGAGACTCCGGAGCACCAGTGACCCTTCCCGGAGATTCTCTTAG